One genomic segment of Novosphingobium sp. RL4 includes these proteins:
- a CDS encoding DUF924 family protein, which yields MGRLQDEVLDFWFRQLTPQDWFVGGERLDSVVRARFGALHRDASGGALDRWADDARGRLALILVLDQFSRHIHRGTAQAFASDDKALSLALDGIAAGMDERLSPGQRQFFYMPLMHSEDPAIQARSIERFTALRDFADRNLAFARSHAAEIARFGRFPGRNAALGREPHTDEDAFLSEAALSPQEGAG from the coding sequence ATGGGCAGGTTGCAGGACGAAGTGCTGGATTTCTGGTTTCGCCAACTGACACCGCAGGACTGGTTCGTCGGCGGCGAGAGACTCGATTCGGTGGTGCGCGCGCGGTTTGGAGCCTTGCACCGGGATGCGTCCGGCGGCGCGCTTGACAGATGGGCCGACGATGCGCGCGGCCGCCTTGCGCTCATTCTCGTGCTCGACCAGTTCTCCCGCCATATCCATCGCGGTACCGCGCAGGCTTTTGCAAGCGACGACAAGGCCCTGTCCCTTGCATTGGACGGAATCGCGGCGGGCATGGACGAGCGTCTCTCGCCCGGGCAGCGCCAGTTCTTCTACATGCCGCTGATGCATTCCGAGGATCCGGCGATACAGGCCCGGAGCATCGAGCGCTTCACGGCGCTGCGCGACTTTGCCGACCGCAATCTTGCCTTTGCGCGCAGCCATGCCGCCGAGATCGCGCGGTTTGGCCGGTTTCCGGGGCGCAACGCGGCACTGGGGCGGGAGCCCCACACGGATGAGGACGCTTTCCTGAGCGAGGCGGCCCTGTCGCCGCAGGAGGGTGCCGGCTGA
- a CDS encoding HlyD family secretion protein: MAEDTSQQGPQDTENRNAADAGGDAPRRGINPRTRAILIGVAIAALLAAGLWYWRHKTYGQYFEETDDAQIRADAVAIAPKVGGYVAAVLVGDNQDVTQGQQLVRIDPRDYDAKVAQARAQIAEAAAGAENARASIAEQQAAIAQAEAQLAAAKTKAAHDAAEVARYAPLAASGAETREQLAQLRLTAAQSAQQVREQAAGLEMQKRRVAGMEAQIRQAEAQGQGARAQFEAAGVDLSSTHLSSPIAGRVGDRTVRVGQYVQAGTRLMSVVPLDKLYVVANFKETQLALMRPGQPARISVDALSGVEVVGRVSSVSPGTGAQFSILPPENATGNFTKIVQRVPVRLEIEAPASARKVLLPGLSVSVTVDTRSAKDELGRIEKDQERLEAKGR, from the coding sequence ATGGCTGAAGACACCTCCCAACAGGGCCCGCAGGACACCGAAAACCGCAACGCGGCCGATGCCGGGGGCGATGCCCCCCGACGCGGGATCAATCCGCGCACCCGGGCCATCCTGATCGGGGTGGCGATCGCCGCACTGCTGGCGGCGGGGCTCTGGTACTGGCGCCACAAGACGTACGGCCAGTACTTCGAGGAAACCGACGACGCGCAGATCCGCGCCGACGCTGTGGCGATCGCGCCCAAGGTCGGCGGCTATGTCGCCGCGGTGCTCGTGGGCGATAACCAGGACGTGACGCAGGGCCAGCAGCTCGTCCGTATCGATCCGCGGGACTACGACGCCAAGGTGGCGCAGGCCCGCGCGCAGATCGCCGAGGCCGCAGCCGGAGCGGAGAACGCCCGCGCCTCCATCGCCGAGCAGCAGGCCGCGATCGCGCAGGCCGAGGCCCAGCTTGCCGCCGCGAAGACCAAGGCCGCGCACGATGCCGCCGAAGTCGCCCGCTATGCACCGCTTGCCGCCAGCGGCGCGGAAACCCGCGAACAGCTTGCCCAGCTCCGCCTCACCGCCGCCCAGTCCGCGCAGCAGGTGCGCGAGCAGGCCGCCGGGCTGGAGATGCAGAAGCGCCGCGTCGCCGGAATGGAGGCACAGATCCGTCAGGCCGAGGCGCAGGGCCAGGGCGCCCGCGCCCAGTTCGAAGCCGCCGGGGTGGACCTCTCCTCCACGCACCTCTCCTCGCCTATCGCGGGCCGCGTGGGCGACCGCACCGTGCGGGTGGGCCAGTACGTGCAGGCAGGCACCCGGCTGATGTCGGTGGTCCCGCTCGACAAGCTCTACGTCGTCGCCAACTTCAAGGAGACGCAGCTTGCGCTGATGCGTCCGGGCCAGCCCGCCCGGATTTCGGTCGATGCCCTCAGCGGGGTCGAGGTCGTCGGCCGCGTCTCCAGCGTATCGCCGGGCACCGGCGCGCAGTTCTCGATCCTCCCCCCGGAAAACGCCACCGGCAACTTCACCAAGATCGTCCAGCGCGTTCCCGTGCGGCTGGAGATCGAAGCCCCCGCCTCGGCACGCAAGGTGCTGCTGCCCGGCCTGTCCGTTTCGGTGACGGTCGATACCCGCAGCGCAAAGGACGAACTCGGCCGCATCGAGAAGGACCAGGAGCGGCTCGAAGCGAAGGGCCGCTGA
- a CDS encoding MDR family MFS transporter → MASTALPSGKGTAPARPANADLGAWLAVAAGTLGALMATLDISIVNSALPTIQGEIGATGTEGAWVATAYLVAEIIIIPLSAWLERVLGLRTFLLIAVTLFTGFSIVCGFANSLVMMIVGRVGQGFTGGAMIPTAQTIIAQRLPRHQQSIGTAAFGVVAILGPLIGPLVGGWLAENLSWHYAFFLNVPISFILITLLLVGLKHQPSRLNLLREADWIGIAGLALGMGGLTVFLEEGSREEWFASPLIQKMAFISAIGFILLLYGQFTARRPVIKLALLLDRQFGSVAIMGMALGVVLYGTSYAIPQFLASIADYNALQSGKVVLLSGIPSILLMPFVPFLLKRVDIRIAVAFGMGIMGLSAFMETSLTLGSTGGDFTESQLMRGVGQIMGMLFLSQAVVQSVPPEDAGDASGLFNSMRNLGGSFALAGISILQQNRLWLHSRRIEETLNANSPAVQDYVNGLGQMIGSPQAGIRMLGQQIQGQALVMTYNDIFFAMSIVTLAVLPLVLFLRPLPRNAALGAMH, encoded by the coding sequence GTGGCGAGCACCGCCCTGCCCTCCGGTAAAGGCACCGCTCCCGCCAGACCGGCCAACGCCGACCTGGGCGCCTGGCTGGCAGTGGCGGCAGGCACGCTGGGTGCGCTCATGGCGACGCTCGACATCTCGATCGTCAATTCCGCCCTCCCCACGATCCAGGGCGAGATCGGCGCCACCGGCACCGAAGGCGCCTGGGTGGCGACGGCCTATCTGGTGGCAGAGATCATCATCATCCCGCTTTCGGCCTGGCTCGAACGCGTGCTCGGCCTGCGCACGTTCCTGCTGATCGCGGTTACGCTGTTCACCGGGTTCTCCATCGTCTGCGGGTTCGCCAACTCGCTGGTGATGATGATCGTCGGCCGGGTGGGACAGGGCTTCACCGGCGGCGCGATGATCCCCACCGCCCAGACCATCATCGCCCAGCGCCTGCCGCGCCACCAGCAGTCCATCGGCACGGCCGCCTTCGGCGTCGTCGCGATCCTGGGGCCGCTGATCGGCCCGCTGGTCGGCGGCTGGCTCGCGGAGAACCTGAGCTGGCACTACGCCTTCTTCCTCAACGTGCCGATTTCCTTCATCCTCATCACCCTGCTGCTGGTGGGCCTGAAGCACCAGCCTTCCCGGCTGAACCTGCTGCGAGAGGCGGACTGGATCGGCATCGCCGGGCTGGCGCTGGGCATGGGCGGGCTGACGGTGTTCCTGGAGGAAGGATCGCGGGAAGAATGGTTCGCCTCGCCGCTGATCCAGAAGATGGCCTTCATCAGCGCGATCGGCTTCATCCTCCTGCTCTACGGCCAGTTCACCGCGCGCCGCCCGGTCATCAAGCTGGCACTCCTGCTTGACCGGCAGTTCGGATCGGTGGCGATCATGGGCATGGCGCTGGGCGTGGTGCTTTACGGCACTTCCTACGCCATCCCCCAGTTCCTCGCCTCCATCGCGGACTATAACGCGCTGCAATCGGGCAAGGTCGTGCTGCTCTCCGGCATTCCCTCCATCCTGCTGATGCCCTTCGTGCCCTTCCTGCTGAAGCGCGTGGACATCCGCATCGCGGTGGCTTTCGGCATGGGCATCATGGGCCTTTCCGCATTCATGGAGACCAGCCTGACGCTCGGCTCCACCGGCGGAGACTTTACCGAATCCCAGCTCATGCGGGGGGTCGGCCAGATCATGGGCATGCTCTTCCTCAGCCAGGCCGTGGTGCAGTCGGTCCCGCCGGAGGACGCGGGCGATGCCTCCGGCCTGTTCAACTCCATGCGCAACCTCGGCGGCAGCTTCGCGCTCGCCGGGATCTCGATCCTCCAGCAGAACCGCCTCTGGCTGCACTCCCGCCGGATCGAGGAAACGCTCAACGCCAATTCCCCCGCCGTGCAGGACTATGTGAACGGCCTCGGCCAGATGATCGGCAGCCCGCAAGCCGGCATCCGCATGCTGGGACAGCAGATTCAGGGACAAGCCCTCGTCATGACCTACAACGACATCTTCTTCGCCATGAGCATCGTGACGCTCGCGGTATTGCCGCTGGTGCTGTTCCTGCGCCCGCTGCCGCGCAACGCCGCGCTGGGGGCCATGCACTGA
- a CDS encoding efflux transporter outer membrane subunit, whose product MRAAPLLLAVSLSILAGACTMGPDYDGPPAVASAAAARGGFVRADDPSLAAGPGLARWWESLGDPALTGLVDDALSNSPSIEAAQARIREARAKLEQSRAGLYPSVAANAMYVHATLPGSGIGGSSSSDGADGESSGSSALNFYNVGANVSWEPDLFGGKHRGVEAARATLDQRYADLADAQVSLSAQVAQSYVNLRDVQERARLNARSSELQRRAVELTRQRYAAGTASRLQVERLQNQLSATDAQNVPLTAQIAIYKDALAVLTGRAPGELDGALAAGAPVPLPPASVPIGDPAALIAHRPDVRSAERALAAGTAQIGVKKAQTLPGLKFSGILGLGGTEPGDVFDPGNFAALLMPQLSWPVLDFGKSGSAVREAEAQRDGAQAQYRQAVLEALQDAEDSLARFGATRRQLAQLTMAQRSAATAADLNRQRFRAGTSSLIDQLDIERQELSAATSTAQARAQLTIDYIAVQKALGLGWSDERR is encoded by the coding sequence ATGCGCGCCGCGCCCCTGCTCCTCGCGGTCTCGCTCTCGATCCTGGCCGGTGCCTGCACCATGGGCCCCGATTATGACGGCCCCCCGGCAGTCGCCAGCGCCGCCGCCGCGCGCGGCGGTTTCGTGCGCGCCGACGATCCTTCGCTGGCCGCGGGCCCCGGCCTCGCCCGCTGGTGGGAAAGCCTTGGCGACCCGGCGCTGACCGGCCTCGTCGACGATGCCCTGAGCAACAGCCCCAGCATCGAGGCCGCGCAGGCCCGCATCCGGGAAGCCCGCGCCAAGCTGGAGCAGAGCCGCGCCGGGCTCTATCCCTCGGTCGCCGCCAATGCGATGTACGTCCACGCCACCCTGCCCGGTTCCGGGATCGGCGGCAGTTCGTCTTCCGACGGAGCGGACGGCGAGAGTTCGGGCTCATCCGCACTCAACTTCTACAATGTCGGCGCCAATGTCTCGTGGGAGCCCGACCTGTTCGGCGGCAAGCACCGCGGCGTCGAGGCAGCCCGCGCGACGCTCGACCAGCGCTACGCCGACCTTGCCGATGCGCAAGTCTCGCTGAGCGCGCAAGTCGCCCAGTCCTACGTCAACTTGCGCGATGTGCAGGAACGCGCCCGGCTCAACGCCCGGTCGAGCGAACTCCAGCGCCGCGCCGTGGAACTCACCCGTCAGCGCTACGCGGCCGGCACCGCATCCAGGCTTCAGGTCGAGCGGCTGCAGAACCAGCTTTCCGCCACCGATGCGCAGAACGTGCCGCTCACCGCGCAGATCGCGATCTACAAGGACGCGCTTGCCGTGCTGACCGGCCGGGCGCCGGGCGAACTGGACGGCGCACTGGCGGCCGGGGCCCCGGTGCCGTTGCCGCCCGCCTCGGTTCCGATCGGCGATCCCGCCGCCCTGATCGCCCACCGCCCCGACGTGCGTTCCGCCGAACGGGCGCTGGCGGCCGGCACCGCCCAGATCGGCGTCAAGAAGGCGCAGACGCTGCCGGGCCTCAAGTTCTCCGGCATCCTCGGCCTTGGCGGCACCGAACCGGGCGACGTGTTCGACCCCGGCAATTTCGCCGCCCTGCTGATGCCGCAGCTGAGCTGGCCCGTGCTGGACTTCGGCAAGAGCGGCAGCGCCGTGCGGGAAGCGGAAGCCCAGCGCGACGGCGCGCAGGCGCAATATCGCCAGGCCGTGCTAGAAGCCTTGCAGGATGCCGAGGACAGCCTTGCCCGTTTCGGCGCGACACGGCGCCAGCTTGCCCAGCTCACGATGGCCCAGCGCAGCGCGGCAACCGCCGCCGATCTCAATCGCCAGCGCTTCCGCGCCGGAACCAGCAGCCTGATCGACCAGCTCGACATCGAACGGCAGGAACTGAGCGCGGCAACCTCCACCGCGCAGGCACGCGCGCAACTGACCATCGACTATATCGCGGTGCAGAAGGCGCTCGGCCTCGGCTGGAGCGACGAAAGGCGCTGA
- a CDS encoding glycoside hydrolase family 43 protein: MAACNGTGGAPEATASADATEADAASGKKYLSQPLVSEIYTADPSAHVWNDKFYIYPSHDIDGPTPEDDLGSHFEMRDYHVLSMDNVGGKVTIGPVALDVKQVPWADKQMWAPDAAFKNGTYYLYFPAKDKQGAFRIGVATSTDPMGPFKPQPLPIKGSYSIDPAVFTDTDGQSYMYFGGIWGGQLQRNQGGKYDPDGSKTDLQADDKPALLPRVARMSGDMLEFAEAPREVKIVDEKGKLLLGGDHDRRFFEAAWMHKYKGKYYFSYSTGDTHYLAYGIGDSPYGPFTYKGRILEPVEGWTTHHSIVEKDGKWWLFYADSQLSGQTRLRNVKVTELHYNEDGTIRTIDPFVR, translated from the coding sequence ATGGCAGCCTGCAACGGCACCGGCGGCGCCCCCGAAGCCACGGCTTCCGCCGACGCCACCGAAGCGGACGCCGCTTCGGGCAAGAAGTACCTTTCGCAGCCGCTCGTCAGCGAAATCTACACAGCCGACCCCTCGGCCCACGTGTGGAACGACAAGTTCTACATCTATCCCAGCCATGACATCGACGGCCCCACGCCCGAGGACGACCTTGGCAGCCATTTCGAAATGCGCGACTATCACGTGCTGTCGATGGACAACGTGGGCGGCAAGGTCACCATCGGCCCCGTCGCGCTGGACGTGAAGCAGGTACCCTGGGCCGACAAGCAGATGTGGGCGCCCGATGCCGCCTTCAAGAATGGCACTTACTACCTCTACTTCCCGGCCAAGGACAAGCAGGGCGCCTTCCGCATCGGCGTGGCCACTTCCACGGACCCGATGGGCCCGTTCAAGCCGCAGCCCCTGCCGATCAAGGGCAGCTATTCGATCGACCCCGCGGTCTTCACGGACACGGACGGCCAGAGCTACATGTACTTCGGCGGCATCTGGGGCGGGCAGCTTCAGCGCAACCAGGGCGGCAAGTACGATCCCGATGGCTCGAAGACCGATCTCCAGGCGGACGACAAGCCCGCCCTGCTCCCGCGCGTGGCGCGCATGAGCGGCGATATGCTGGAGTTCGCCGAAGCCCCGCGCGAAGTGAAGATCGTGGACGAGAAGGGCAAGCTCCTGCTCGGCGGCGACCATGACCGGCGCTTCTTCGAAGCCGCGTGGATGCACAAGTACAAGGGCAAGTACTACTTCAGCTACTCGACCGGCGACACCCATTACCTTGCCTATGGCATCGGCGATTCCCCTTACGGTCCCTTCACTTACAAGGGCCGCATCCTGGAGCCGGTGGAAGGCTGGACCACGCACCACTCGATCGTCGAGAAGGACGGCAAGTGGTGGCTGTTCTACGCCGACAGCCAGCTTTCCGGCCAGACGCGCCTGCGCAACGTGAAGGTGACCGAACTGCACTACAACGAAGACGGCACGATCAGGACGATCGATCCGTTCGTTCGCTAA
- a CDS encoding polysaccharide deacetylase family protein — MKPARLLVAALLAAVPLSAQAAPAPPPPQIALTFDDLPLHTPYPSGETPVSVVDAIVAALKQARAPAFGFVNAGKGAPGELDAVLARWRAAGLPFGNHGYAHSNLDKVGAAQFVAEIDRNEAVLAPLGMKRWLRYPYLAEGQDPAERDAVRQALAQRHYRIAGVSLSFDDWAWNAPYARCIAQGNAAAVADLETRYLAAARRDAQAARAASKSRFGRDVPYVLLLHVGAFDARMMPRLLSLYRDMGFRFVTLEHAQRDGFYAATDPAIPGPTPALLRAAPLERPGDEVCPASLNAAVPAQ; from the coding sequence GTGAAGCCTGCGCGCCTGCTGGTGGCGGCGTTGCTGGCCGCCGTCCCCCTTTCCGCACAGGCGGCACCGGCACCGCCGCCGCCGCAGATCGCGCTGACGTTCGACGACCTGCCGCTGCATACGCCCTACCCTTCGGGCGAAACGCCGGTCTCGGTCGTCGATGCGATCGTGGCGGCGCTGAAGCAGGCCCGCGCGCCTGCATTCGGCTTCGTGAATGCGGGCAAGGGCGCGCCGGGCGAGCTTGATGCCGTACTGGCCCGCTGGCGCGCGGCGGGCCTGCCTTTCGGCAATCACGGCTACGCTCACAGCAATCTCGACAAGGTCGGCGCGGCGCAGTTCGTGGCCGAGATCGACCGCAACGAAGCCGTTCTGGCGCCGCTCGGCATGAAGCGCTGGCTGCGCTATCCATATCTCGCCGAAGGCCAGGACCCGGCCGAGCGAGACGCCGTGCGCCAGGCACTGGCGCAGCGGCACTATCGCATCGCCGGGGTCAGCCTTTCCTTTGACGACTGGGCGTGGAACGCGCCTTACGCCCGCTGCATCGCGCAGGGGAACGCAGCAGCGGTCGCCGATCTCGAAACCCGCTATCTCGCCGCCGCCCGCCGCGATGCGCAAGCGGCGCGGGCTGCCTCAAAAAGCCGGTTCGGACGCGACGTGCCTTATGTCCTGCTGCTTCACGTCGGCGCCTTCGATGCGCGGATGATGCCGCGGCTGCTGTCGCTCTACCGGGACATGGGCTTCCGGTTCGTCACGCTCGAGCACGCGCAGCGCGACGGTTTCTATGCCGCCACCGATCCGGCCATACCCGGCCCGACGCCCGCCTTGCTGAGGGCTGCGCCGCTCGAACGTCCGGGCGACGAGGTCTGCCCCGCCTCCCTTAACGCAGCAGTTCCAGCGCAATAG
- a CDS encoding SGNH/GDSL hydrolase family protein → MLTTYRRLVLTAALLGAGIASPAVAAPCPWVAAWGSSQMEPGADNALPAEALRNVTLRQTVRPSIGGSAVRVRFSNAFGDRPLTIEAATLARAVQSGKAAVNARTVTALRFSGKPRVVIPPGADWLSDPVDMPVSAFEDLAVSIHLAEVPGRQTSHPGSRTTSYWLAGDHVAETDLPSAHPVDHWFMLSGLEARACKAGAVVALGDSITDGRGTTTNGNDRWTDVLARRLRGGKAVINQGIGGNRVLLDGLGPNAMARLDRDVLALPGVTHLILLEGINDLGNLTRLKPVSAEEHAAMVEQVTGAYAQIVARARAHGIKVYGATLLPDMGTEFYHPDAANEADRQALNAWIRAPGNFDGVIDFDKVMRDPARPDRLNPAYDVGDALHPNPAGYKAMGDAIALELLR, encoded by the coding sequence ATGTTGACGACGTACCGCCGCCTTGTCCTGACTGCCGCGCTGCTCGGAGCGGGGATCGCCTCGCCCGCCGTGGCGGCGCCGTGCCCATGGGTCGCCGCGTGGGGTTCCTCGCAGATGGAGCCGGGCGCCGACAATGCGCTGCCGGCAGAAGCCCTGCGCAACGTGACGCTGCGCCAGACCGTGCGCCCCTCTATCGGCGGCAGCGCGGTACGGGTGCGCTTCTCCAACGCCTTCGGCGACCGGCCGCTGACGATCGAGGCGGCAACGCTGGCCCGCGCGGTGCAATCCGGCAAGGCAGCCGTCAATGCGCGCACGGTCACCGCGCTGCGCTTTTCCGGCAAGCCCCGCGTGGTGATCCCGCCGGGGGCGGACTGGCTATCCGATCCGGTGGACATGCCGGTCAGCGCGTTCGAGGATCTTGCCGTCTCGATCCACCTGGCAGAGGTGCCCGGACGGCAGACCTCGCATCCGGGTTCGCGCACGACATCCTATTGGCTGGCGGGCGATCACGTTGCCGAAACGGACCTGCCCTCGGCCCATCCCGTCGATCACTGGTTCATGCTGTCCGGCCTTGAGGCGCGCGCCTGCAAGGCCGGGGCGGTGGTGGCGCTGGGCGATTCCATCACGGACGGGCGCGGTACCACGACCAACGGCAACGACCGCTGGACCGACGTGCTGGCGCGCCGTCTTCGCGGCGGGAAGGCGGTCATCAACCAGGGTATCGGCGGCAACCGTGTGCTGCTGGACGGGCTGGGGCCCAATGCCATGGCCCGGCTCGACCGCGACGTGCTGGCGCTGCCCGGGGTCACGCATCTGATCCTGCTGGAAGGCATCAACGACCTTGGCAACCTCACCCGGCTCAAGCCGGTGAGCGCCGAAGAACATGCCGCCATGGTCGAGCAGGTTACCGGCGCCTATGCCCAGATCGTCGCCCGCGCTCGCGCGCACGGCATCAAGGTCTACGGGGCGACGCTGCTTCCCGACATGGGGACCGAGTTCTACCATCCCGATGCCGCCAACGAAGCGGACCGGCAGGCGCTCAATGCGTGGATACGCGCGCCCGGAAACTTCGATGGCGTGATCGATTTCGACAAGGTCATGCGTGACCCTGCGCGGCCGGACCGGCTCAATCCCGCTTACGATGTGGGCGATGCGCTTCACCCGAACCCTGCGGGCTACAAGGCCATGGGCGATGCTATTGCGCTGGAACTGCTGCGTTAA
- a CDS encoding TonB-dependent receptor: MRSNLISVRAVLLSAAALQGFVVPSAYAQDTAAAPATTTATDPAAPAPAPQDEPTTEDIIVTGIRASLASATNAKREAVTFGDSIFAEDIGKLPATNLAETLNRMPGVRLNRDINGEGTQVAIRGLGPSFTRVLLNGSQLQVASDGGTNGGSANREVDLDFFPSELFTRLDLAKSPTPSTLEGGIAGTVNLRNARPFDKEGTHITAVAQGQYTDSNGKISPRGALVASHTTDTFGILVGVAGVKTKTRVDGFETVGWGDGNLPCGTDCTDAGNNNWNWASVVPANAGHGLVAGQPVDVVETSGLTASQLSTALLPRLGRNSLTTGNRSRISALASLEWRPSDELHFALDGIWARSKRDYTKVNMNWQVRNSGPGTGAQATGGMIPIDLTVDENNVVTSGTFANSSFFLEASLFKQTTKFWNINPSVTWQPSDTVKVEASANWSKSSFFREQPTFAFQTAPNSGVDVYYDNTGASNRPLITTNVDLNDPNLGWQWYRQNIQLVRRSTDTKGAHLDTTIGDDQFSVKFGGAYDRAERSIRAYDNSSAYQLSVCGTGCTGATGSVPTSSIAQYLKQFPVSNFGHLASGSVGYNAFVVPDFDALKAATNYASYRDSAPEARGAVTGGATGDMDEEVFGAYFELNGVTQLFGRDLHANAGMRYAHTRQVVVGPSQVGTTIVDITAKSNYDNFLPSINLTYDLMDNVKLRASASRTMTRPDAGQILPGITFSDPSALVATAGNPDLTPYTSDNYDLGGEIYTGGIGYVGLSAFMKNIKGFTETQVTSATFGSLNIPFDSLLSTQQDALRNRAAASGVAINNLPITVNRPVNLSDLRIKGIEATWVQPLDFLFQGLGFSANGTYLDQSSSSGLVATGVSKYSYNLQGFYENHGLSVSLNYVWNDKSIAVNGPQNNIQGAALRSDARGQLDLSAGYQLPFLNDAMRLTLDVLNITNEPIRTTFEYTNAAYSVYYPGRQVLVGIRANF; the protein is encoded by the coding sequence ATGCGATCCAACCTGATTTCCGTTCGTGCCGTTCTTCTGAGTGCTGCCGCGCTCCAGGGCTTCGTCGTTCCGTCCGCCTATGCGCAGGACACGGCCGCCGCCCCGGCGACGACCACCGCAACCGATCCGGCCGCCCCCGCGCCCGCACCGCAGGACGAGCCGACGACCGAGGACATCATCGTCACCGGCATCCGCGCCTCGCTGGCCAGCGCCACCAATGCCAAGCGGGAAGCCGTGACCTTCGGCGATTCCATCTTCGCCGAGGACATCGGCAAGCTGCCCGCCACCAACCTTGCCGAAACGCTGAACCGCATGCCCGGCGTGCGCCTCAACCGCGATATAAACGGCGAAGGCACGCAGGTTGCCATTCGCGGTCTCGGCCCGAGCTTCACCCGCGTCCTGCTGAACGGTTCGCAGCTCCAGGTGGCGTCGGACGGCGGCACCAACGGCGGCAGCGCCAACCGTGAAGTCGACCTCGACTTCTTCCCCTCGGAACTCTTCACCCGCCTCGACCTTGCCAAGAGCCCGACGCCCTCGACCCTCGAAGGCGGCATCGCCGGCACCGTCAACCTGCGCAACGCCCGTCCCTTCGACAAGGAAGGCACCCACATCACCGCCGTGGCGCAGGGCCAGTACACCGACAGCAACGGCAAGATCAGCCCGCGCGGCGCGCTCGTCGCCAGCCACACCACGGATACCTTCGGCATCCTCGTCGGCGTGGCCGGCGTGAAGACCAAGACCCGGGTCGACGGTTTCGAGACCGTGGGCTGGGGCGACGGCAACCTGCCCTGCGGTACGGACTGCACCGATGCCGGCAACAACAACTGGAACTGGGCCTCGGTCGTCCCGGCCAATGCCGGTCACGGCCTCGTCGCCGGCCAGCCGGTCGATGTCGTCGAGACTTCGGGCCTCACCGCCAGCCAGCTCAGCACCGCGCTGCTACCGCGCCTCGGCCGCAACAGCCTGACCACCGGCAACCGCTCGCGCATCTCGGCGCTGGCCTCGCTCGAATGGCGCCCCAGCGACGAGCTGCACTTCGCGCTCGACGGCATCTGGGCCAGGTCCAAGCGTGACTACACCAAGGTCAACATGAACTGGCAGGTCCGCAACTCGGGCCCGGGCACCGGCGCGCAGGCGACCGGCGGCATGATCCCGATCGACCTTACGGTGGACGAAAACAACGTCGTCACCAGCGGCACTTTCGCGAACTCGTCGTTCTTCCTCGAAGCCAGCCTGTTCAAGCAGACCACCAAGTTCTGGAACATCAACCCGAGCGTGACCTGGCAGCCTTCCGACACCGTGAAGGTGGAGGCGAGCGCCAACTGGTCGAAGAGCTCGTTCTTCCGCGAACAGCCGACCTTCGCCTTCCAGACCGCGCCGAATTCGGGCGTGGACGTCTACTATGACAACACCGGCGCCTCGAACCGCCCGCTCATCACCACCAATGTCGATCTCAACGACCCGAACCTCGGCTGGCAGTGGTATCGCCAGAACATCCAGCTCGTGCGTCGCAGCACCGACACCAAGGGCGCGCACCTCGACACCACGATCGGCGACGATCAGTTCAGCGTGAAGTTCGGCGGCGCCTATGACCGCGCCGAGCGTTCGATCCGCGCTTACGACAACAGCAGCGCCTACCAGCTTTCGGTCTGCGGCACGGGCTGCACCGGCGCCACCGGCTCGGTTCCCACCTCGTCGATCGCGCAGTACCTGAAGCAGTTCCCGGTCAGCAACTTCGGCCACCTCGCCAGCGGCAGCGTAGGCTACAACGCCTTCGTCGTGCCGGACTTCGACGCCCTGAAGGCCGCCACCAACTATGCCAGCTACCGCGACAGCGCGCCCGAAGCACGCGGCGCGGTGACCGGCGGCGCGACCGGCGACATGGACGAGGAAGTGTTCGGCGCCTACTTCGAGCTGAACGGCGTGACCCAGCTGTTCGGCCGCGACCTGCACGCCAATGCGGGCATGCGCTATGCCCACACCCGCCAGGTCGTCGTCGGGCCGAGCCAGGTCGGCACCACCATCGTCGATATCACGGCGAAGTCGAACTACGACAACTTCCTGCCCTCGATCAACCTGACCTACGACCTGATGGACAACGTCAAGCTGCGCGCGTCCGCCTCGCGCACCATGACCCGTCCGGACGCGGGCCAGATCCTGCCGGGCATCACCTTCTCCGACCCTTCGGCGCTGGTGGCGACCGCGGGCAACCCGGACCTGACGCCCTACACCTCGGACAACTACGATCTCGGCGGTGAAATCTACACCGGCGGCATCGGTTATGTCGGTCTTTCGGCCTTCATGAAGAACATCAAGGGCTTCACCGAGACGCAGGTGACGAGCGCCACCTTCGGTTCGCTCAACATTCCGTTCGACAGCCTGCTGTCCACCCAGCAGGATGCGCTGCGCAACCGCGCCGCCGCCTCGGGCGTGGCGATCAACAACCTGCCGATCACCGTGAACCGTCCGGTCAACCTGTCGGACCTGCGGATCAAGGGCATCGAGGCGACCTGGGTGCAGCCGCTGGACTTCCTCTTCCAGGGCCTGGGCTTCTCGGCCAACGGCACCTACCTCGACCAGTCCTCCTCCTCGGGCCTCGTCGCCACCGGCGTTTCGAAGTATTCGTACAACCTCCAGGGCTTCTACGAGAACCACGGCCTGTCGGTCAGCCTGAACTACGTCTGGAACGACAAGTCGATCGCCGTGAACGGCCCGCAGAACAACATCCAGGGCGCAGCGCTGCGTTCGGATGCGCGCGGCCAGCTCGACCTTTCGGCCGGCTATCAGCTGCCCTTCCTGAACGATGCCATGCGCCTGACGCTCGACGTGCTGAACATCACCAACGAGCCGATCCGCACGACCTTCGAATACACGAACGCGGCCTATTCGGTCTACTATCCGGGCCGTCAGGTCCTGGTGGGTATCCGCGCCAACTTCTGA